The region AAAGAACATCCATCTCCCATCCTTAAGGATAGATAAGGTTCCCTTTCAAGTTATAGAGCTTATCAAGGATGAGGTAAAGACGCTGACCTTTGGCATTGAGGCAGGTACCGAAAGGCTGAGAAGGTTTATTGGCAAGCCCTTAAAAGATGTAGAGATTTATGAAAAGATAGAGGCCATACTCGATATAAAAGCCTTTAATTTAAAGCTCTACTTCATGATCGGCCTATATGGAGAGCAATTGGAAGATGTAGACAGCATAGTAGAACTTGTAAAGCATATAAAACACATAATGGTAAAAAGAGGGGCAAAAAGAGGTGTTGTCGGCAGCATCACAGTCCATGCAAGTCCATTTGTTCCAAAACCCTCAACCCCATTCCAGTGGCTTCCCATGGATGATATGGCTTCGCTGAAAGACAAGATTGGGAGGTTGAAGAAGGCATTTGGAAAGGTCGATAATACATATTTTACCCACGAGTCGGTCAAGTACAGTTTCATACAGGGTATATTTGCCCGTGGTGATAGGCGTATAAGCGACAGCATCATGCGATTTACCTCTGGAGACAGTTTCAGTAAAGTGTTCAGGGAAAGCCCGCTAAACCTTAATTTTTACACATTACGGGAGCGGCCGAAGGATGAGCTCTTCCCCTGGGATTTCATTGAGGGAATAACAAGTAAAACAAAACTCTACAACAGACTCACCGCTTCACGGTCTTCAGTCAATAAACGCATATAGTTAAAATAGTATAAGAAGAATACCACAAAATCATTGCCCACTGGACCGGACACCTTTGAATCGGGTATTACCTTCTTTACTCCTCGCCTTCTGTTTTTATACAATGCTACACAGTTACAACCAGCATTCAATAATTCCAATAATTCTTATAATATTTTTACTTGCAAAATAATTAATCTTGTGTAAAATCAATTAAGATGAGGGGTATGGAGGTAATAAACAAAAGTTTTGACTCAAGACCTTACTACCCCATTAAGTCTTTTCCGAACAAAGCAACATGTGGATTAAAACAGGGCACCGGTGACTTGCTGATATGTGTTTAGTTATAGTGTGTTATGTGTTAGAAAAGGAGAGGTGAACTATGAAAAACTCATATGTTCTGGGGATTATAAACGCGATAGCTGTGGTTGTAATATCAATATTTGCATTTGTAATGCCTGCTGTTGGTCAAGAAAAGAAACCAAATATCGTCTTAATGCTTGCCGACAACGTTGGCTATGGCGACCTCGGATCGTACGGTGGCGGCGAGATACGCGGCGCACCGACTCCACGTCTTGATGAACTTGCAATCGGAGGGATGCGCTTTACCCATTTTCTGGTAGAACCAGCTTGTACGCCTTCACGAGCGGCACTCATGACTGGACGATACTCAATCCGTGCCGGACTATCACTGGTTGCCGTAGCGGGCACGCCAAACACACTGTCTTCCAAGGAAGTGACCATGGCGAAGATGTTTAAAGAGACTGGTTACAGCACAGCCATGTTAGGCAAGTGGCACCTTGGTATAGATGAGCAGAGTCTTCCACAGAACCAGGGGTTTGACGAGTTTTGGGGTTTCCTGGATAGTACCGATGACACCCTGATCTGGCCCGGAATGAAGATGACGCATAACGTTATCATGCCTGAGTCGGAGCAGCCGCAAATCCTGCAAGCCAACGCCGGGGAAAAACTGAAAAAGATTAAACCATATACTCTTGAGGAGCGCCGCACCATCGACCTGGAGATGGCTGACAGGGCAGTAAATTACATCAAAGCCCATGCTGGTGCTGACAAGCCGTTTTTCCTCTATATTGCATGGTCACGGGTCCACTACCCGAATTTTCCTTCGAAAGGGTTTGAAGGCAAGTCACGGGTTGGAAATTACGGCGACAGCCTGATGGAGTTAGATTATAATGTGGGAAGGGTGCTGGATGCTGTTAAAGAAAAAGGCATTAAGGATAATACGATCGTGGTGTTCTGCAGCGACAATGGTCCGGAAAGGGAAGTTGTCTGGACGCTCGGCGGAATGATGGGTGACGGTGGCTTATCCGGTCCCTTCCGCGGAGAGCTCGGCGATCCCTGGGAAGGTTCCGTCAGAACAGTGGGAATGATCAAGTGGCCGGGTAAGATTAAGCCACGCGCTTCAAACGAGATGTTTTCTATTATGGATTTC is a window of Pseudomonadota bacterium DNA encoding:
- a CDS encoding arylsulfatase yields the protein MKNSYVLGIINAIAVVVISIFAFVMPAVGQEKKPNIVLMLADNVGYGDLGSYGGGEIRGAPTPRLDELAIGGMRFTHFLVEPACTPSRAALMTGRYSIRAGLSLVAVAGTPNTLSSKEVTMAKMFKETGYSTAMLGKWHLGIDEQSLPQNQGFDEFWGFLDSTDDTLIWPGMKMTHNVIMPESEQPQILQANAGEKLKKIKPYTLEERRTIDLEMADRAVNYIKAHAGADKPFFLYIAWSRVHYPNFPSKGFEGKSRVGNYGDSLMELDYNVGRVLDAVKEKGIKDNTIVVFCSDNGPEREVVWTLGGMMGDGGLSGPFRGELGDPWEGSVRTVGMIKWPGKIKPRASNEMFSIMDFFPTLATFAGAKVPTDRPIDGIDQSAYLLGKQKKGNRQSLITFVGDQIVAVRWRQFSVYMVDTISTGSGPGRLGGVGGAATPMNGYPAIYNIELDPREEHNLSAMFGWLGIPVGKVIMDYKATLQKYPNPPAPNLTKW